AACAGAATCTTAACACAAGCGATGGACCTACTGCTCGCCTCGAGCGGCTTTCTCATGTACGGGAAGGTGGGTGGTTGTATGGAGGAAGTCATCAAACCACTTACGGACCGGGTGGACCGGCTGGAAAAACGACAGGACAAGGTTGAAGAAAGAGTTGGCCGTCTGGAGCAAGGCCAGGCGGCCAATATTGTTGAGATTGGCAGCATAAAGGGCGATATCGCAGAGATCAAAGAGGGACAGAAATGGGCGACGCGGTATACGCTCGGCACGCTCATAACAGTGATCTTAGCAATCCTGGGATTCTGGGTAAAATTCGTTCGTTAATGGAGGTGGTTTTATGCCAGGGATGAACAGGCTTGTCTGTCTCGATCCCGGTCACTAGCATGGGGGAAGCGATCCCGGGGCGATAGGCCCGAGCGGGACCAGGGAAGCAGATATTAACCTCGCTGTAGCCACTAAACTTAAGCAGTTGTTGGAGGGCAAGGGGTTCCGGGTACAGATGACCAGGGATAATGATAACTTCATCTCCTTGCAAAGCCGGGCAATCAAGGCAAACGCCGTGAATGCGGCGTTTTTTGTTTCTATCCACTGTAATGCAGCCTCGGACCCTAATGCGGGCGGCACGGAGACATATTGCGCTACGGGAAGTAAGCAAGGTGAAGAACTTGCCCGGGCGATACACAGGCCACTGGTGACGGCCACTGGGCTTAAGGATCGTGGGGTAAAGGCGGCGAGTTTCTATGTCCTCCGATGCACTAAGATGCCAGCGGTCCTCATCGAGCTTGCGTTTATCTCGAATGAGAAAGAGGAACATCTGTTGAAGGATACAGCATTTCAAGAGAAGGTAGCGGAGGCGA
The nucleotide sequence above comes from Bacillota bacterium. Encoded proteins:
- a CDS encoding hemolysin XhlA family protein, whose translation is MDLLLASSGFLMYGKVGGCMEEVIKPLTDRVDRLEKRQDKVEERVGRLEQGQAANIVEIGSIKGDIAEIKEGQKWATRYTLGTLITVILAILGFWVKFVR
- a CDS encoding N-acetylmuramoyl-L-alanine amidase yields the protein MGPSGTREADINLAVATKLKQLLEGKGFRVQMTRDNDNFISLQSRAIKANAVNAAFFVSIHCNAASDPNAGGTETYCATGSKQGEELARAIHRPLVTATGLKDRGVKAASFYVLRCTKMPAVLIELAFISNEKEEHLLKDTAFQEKVAEAIAKGIIAYTKG